Proteins encoded in a region of the Limnothrix sp. FACHB-406 genome:
- a CDS encoding Crp/Fnr family transcriptional regulator gives MNFRDFPAFRDLTAEQFQRFLSSCQSGTIPADRTIIHQGKPGSHIFFLSSGQVRITLNTDLGERELNVLSAPTILGEISFFSGELSSANVTTATDVSAIAIGFNTLRARLYGGDAACAIVTLHLASTIAERAAHMTQKVVDFYGHQAEIQSTTHNLFGEWSFL, from the coding sequence ATGAATTTTCGCGATTTTCCTGCATTCCGAGACCTGACCGCTGAACAGTTTCAGCGATTTCTCTCCTCCTGCCAGTCGGGAACCATCCCAGCCGATCGCACCATCATTCACCAGGGGAAACCCGGCAGCCACATCTTCTTCCTATCCAGCGGTCAGGTTCGCATCACCTTAAACACTGACTTGGGTGAACGGGAACTGAATGTGCTGTCGGCTCCCACGATTTTGGGCGAAATTAGTTTTTTCAGTGGCGAGCTGAGTTCCGCCAATGTGACCACGGCCACGGACGTTTCCGCGATCGCCATTGGGTTCAACACATTGCGGGCCCGGCTCTATGGCGGCGATGCGGCCTGTGCCATCGTCACCCTCCATTTGGCTTCCACCATTGCTGAGCGGGCCGCCCACATGACCCAAAAGGTTGTGGACTTTTATGGTCACCAAGCGGAGATCCAAAGCACAACCCACAATCTCTTTGGCGAATGGAGTTTTCTTTAA
- the argF gene encoding ornithine carbamoyltransferase encodes MDAIPAQLKGRSFLSLADIDRDELQALLSLAAQLKAGTITPTCNKVLGLLFSKASTRTRVSFTVAMYQLGGQVIDLNPMVTQVSRGEPLEDTARVLGRYLDVMAIRTFDQGDLETFRDYSGVPVINALSDLAHPCQALADLLTVQEAFGTLAGLTVTYVGDGNNVAHSLMMACAMAGVNVRIATPPGYEPNGQMVQRAIELAGDRASVVVTTDPIAAAAGAQMLYTDVWASMGQEDEAEARKSLFAPYQLNEELLAKADPEAIVLHCLPAHRGEEITDGAIEGSQSRVWDQAENRLHVQKALLVSILGPDA; translated from the coding sequence ATGGATGCCATCCCAGCACAACTTAAAGGGCGCAGTTTCCTGAGTCTGGCGGATATCGATCGCGATGAACTACAAGCGTTGCTGTCTCTGGCAGCGCAGCTCAAAGCTGGGACGATCACGCCCACTTGTAACAAAGTGCTTGGTCTGTTGTTTTCCAAAGCGTCAACCCGCACCCGCGTTAGCTTCACGGTGGCGATGTATCAACTGGGCGGCCAAGTGATTGACCTGAACCCGATGGTGACCCAAGTGAGCCGAGGGGAACCCCTGGAGGATACGGCGCGGGTGCTGGGGCGCTACTTGGATGTGATGGCCATTCGCACCTTTGACCAAGGGGACTTGGAAACCTTCCGGGATTATTCCGGCGTGCCGGTCATTAATGCCCTCAGCGATTTGGCCCACCCTTGTCAGGCCTTGGCAGATTTGCTGACGGTGCAGGAGGCCTTTGGCACTTTGGCGGGCCTGACGGTGACCTATGTGGGTGATGGCAACAATGTGGCCCATTCCTTAATGATGGCCTGTGCCATGGCGGGGGTGAATGTGCGGATTGCCACGCCGCCGGGCTATGAACCCAATGGACAAATGGTGCAGCGGGCGATCGAGTTGGCGGGCGATCGCGCCAGTGTTGTGGTCACCACGGATCCGATCGCGGCGGCGGCCGGGGCCCAAATGCTCTACACCGATGTGTGGGCCAGCATGGGCCAAGAAGACGAGGCGGAAGCCCGCAAGAGCCTATTTGCTCCCTATCAGCTCAATGAAGAGCTGCTGGCCAAGGCGGATCCGGAGGCGATCGTGCTCCATTGCTTGCCCGCACACCGGGGCGAGGAAATCACCGATGGGGCGATCGAGGGATCTCAATCACGGGTTTGGGATCAGGCTGAAAATCGGCTGCATGTGCAAAAAGCCCTGTTGGTCAGCATTTTGGGCCCCGATGCCTAG
- a CDS encoding DUF3611 family protein, with translation MVSQVERIARLMGRTSTISFWIQIFLGVIGSILLLLTTPMLFARTSPTPGAVPVGPGPGSIGGLAVAVVAMLTLLASIYYTFTNTQHARRLQAPKNARPSKADTLKRLRLGVLINLFGLGLALVGAEAVTGQLTNKLLMQSSPFNLGFVDPSRFIQALDVFVVLGNTHGMFAHFCNLTANLWLIDRISKAGSSGD, from the coding sequence GTGGTTAGCCAAGTTGAACGCATTGCCCGCTTGATGGGTCGCACCAGCACCATCAGCTTTTGGATCCAAATTTTTCTTGGGGTGATCGGCAGTATTCTGCTGTTGCTGACCACGCCCATGCTGTTTGCGCGCACCAGCCCAACGCCCGGTGCAGTTCCGGTGGGGCCGGGTCCGGGTTCGATCGGGGGGTTGGCGGTGGCCGTGGTGGCGATGCTGACTTTGCTGGCCAGCATCTATTACACCTTCACCAACACGCAACATGCGCGGCGGCTCCAGGCCCCGAAAAACGCCCGACCATCCAAAGCCGATACCCTCAAGCGGCTCCGGCTGGGGGTTTTGATTAATCTGTTTGGTTTGGGGTTGGCCCTGGTGGGGGCGGAGGCTGTGACGGGCCAGCTCACGAATAAGCTATTGATGCAAAGCAGTCCGTTTAATTTGGGTTTTGTGGATCCGAGTCGCTTCATTCAAGCGTTGGATGTGTTTGTGGTGTTGGGAAACACGCACGGGATGTTTGCTCATTTTTGCAATTTGACGGCCAATCTTTGGTTGATCGATCGCATCAGCAAGGCTGGGTCAAGCGGCGATTGA
- a CDS encoding cofactor assembly of complex C subunit B — MSNDVVVSSTLFLTVLMLIGLVFFIRASAKDRTELACYIPETIPETELRDRLRGYFSGRSYRLVNRDADNDRVTFEGLVAASPTLAIFLSILAAGGLLCLGLVLSMTIPQIQNAGLALVLLAPAAGWFYQRKAQRTEQVQLQLETNDQGAIARLWVKAHRDELIALEASLGLEPTRPASH, encoded by the coding sequence ATGTCCAACGATGTCGTTGTCTCGTCCACGCTGTTCTTGACGGTGTTGATGTTAATCGGCCTGGTCTTCTTCATCCGCGCTTCCGCCAAAGACCGCACGGAACTGGCTTGCTACATCCCCGAGACCATTCCGGAAACCGAACTGCGCGATCGGCTCCGAGGCTACTTCTCAGGGCGATCGTATCGCTTGGTGAATCGGGATGCAGACAACGATCGCGTCACCTTTGAAGGCCTGGTGGCCGCCAGCCCTACCCTTGCCATTTTCCTTAGCATCCTTGCGGCCGGCGGGTTGCTGTGTCTGGGACTCGTTTTGTCCATGACCATTCCCCAAATCCAGAATGCCGGATTAGCCCTAGTCCTCCTGGCCCCGGCTGCCGGTTGGTTCTATCAACGCAAAGCCCAGCGCACCGAACAAGTGCAATTGCAGCTCGAAACCAATGATCAAGGGGCGATCGCCCGGCTCTGGGTCAAAGCCCACCGCGACGAACTCATCGCCCTCGAAGCATCCCTCGGCCTCGAACCCACCCGACCCGCCAGCCACTAA
- a CDS encoding HEAT repeat domain-containing protein yields the protein MSIAPSPELSSDLSPDLSQLIRAVDEADSVAKMVGAVRSLAAAQDPAAIPTLMAVLGYNNPGAAVAAVEGLVALGETAVEPILAQVDGYNYTARAWALRALAQIADPRALELLLAAAETDFAPSVRRAAAQGLGALRWARMAAEQVPMARDRVLAVLTVNATDLEWVVRYAAIAGLEGLAQSQPTLGDRVLGLLRDRATADTDLVVRLRAQWAIEQLAAKG from the coding sequence ATGTCGATCGCCCCTTCCCCTGAGCTGTCTTCGGATTTGTCTCCTGATCTGTCGCAACTCATCCGGGCGGTGGATGAGGCGGACTCGGTGGCCAAGATGGTTGGCGCGGTGCGATCGCTCGCGGCGGCCCAGGATCCGGCGGCGATTCCTACCCTGATGGCCGTGCTGGGATACAACAACCCCGGAGCGGCGGTGGCAGCGGTGGAAGGGCTGGTGGCCCTGGGGGAAACGGCGGTGGAGCCAATTTTGGCCCAGGTGGATGGCTATAACTACACGGCGAGGGCTTGGGCCTTGCGAGCGCTGGCCCAAATTGCCGACCCTCGGGCTTTGGAACTGTTGTTGGCGGCGGCTGAAACGGATTTTGCCCCCAGTGTGCGGCGGGCGGCGGCCCAAGGGTTGGGGGCGTTGCGTTGGGCACGAATGGCGGCGGAGCAAGTGCCGATGGCACGCGATCGGGTGTTGGCGGTCTTGACGGTAAATGCGACAGATTTGGAATGGGTGGTGCGCTATGCGGCGATCGCGGGGCTGGAGGGGCTGGCGCAATCGCAACCGACGCTGGGCGATCGCGTGTTAGGTTTGTTACGCGATCGGGCGACTGCTGATACGGATCTCGTGGTGCGGCTGCGGGCCCAATGGGCGATCGAGCAGTTGGCGGCCAAGGGCTGA